In Cryptomeria japonica chromosome 10, Sugi_1.0, whole genome shotgun sequence, a genomic segment contains:
- the LOC131076153 gene encoding protein DMR6-LIKE OXYGENASE 2-like: protein MENANSIQEFMGVKVMVEKGLDRFPHHIIRSFKEDPKVLQGIEDEQHENIPVIDLQEQVHDSPFGLSANLVEAIGRACHEWGCFQVINHGIAPSSMNEMMEAARQFFELPEEQKTKYFTLDTMSSFCYASSFNMQKDKVLSWRDFIRYSCHPLDDVISHWPSSPPTFR from the exons ATGGAGAATGCCAATTCTATCCAGGAGTTTATGGGAGTGAAAGTCATGGTAGAAAAAGGCTTGGATCGATTTCCTCATCATATTATCAGGTCCTTTAAAGAGGATCCAAAAGTCTTACAGGGTATTGAAGATGAACAGCACGAGAATATACCAGTTATTGATCTGCAGGAACAAGTACATGATAGTCCTTTTGGCCTTTCTGCCAATCTTGTGGAGGCCATCGGTCGAGCTTGTCATGAGTGGGGCTGCTTTCAG GTGATAAATCATGGCATTGCTCCATCGTCAATGAATGAAATGATGGAGGCAGCTCGACAGTTCTTTGAGTTACCAGAGGAACAGAAAACGAAGTACTTTACTTTGGACACAATGTCAAGTTTTTGCTATGCATCGAGCTTCAACATGCAGAAGGATAAAGTACTGAGCTGGAGAGACTTCATTCGTTACTCCTGTCATCCGCTAGACGATGTCATATCTCACTGGCCCAGCTCTCCGCCTACATTTAGGTAA